In Juglans microcarpa x Juglans regia isolate MS1-56 chromosome 4S, Jm3101_v1.0, whole genome shotgun sequence, a single window of DNA contains:
- the LOC121263423 gene encoding bystin encodes MPKKRNRHQNPQPFIADENASVASKKRSKLPKQHQTDEELISSGMSSKILKEALAQQREIQDEAEPRDANGNNNSLVFTETFAEAEEAEEDEIDNFGGFSETRTLFDSYDEEINEEDERILEAFLRKDAGPQRTLADLIVEKIKQKDANAASELRPLPKLDNSIIDLYKGVGKLLSSYTAGKIPKAFKHIPSMQLWEDVLYLTEPENWSPNGLYQATRIFASNLGAKKAERFYRLVLLPRVREDILKNKRLHFALYQALKKSLYKPAAFFKGILFPLCESRTCNLREAVIIGSILQKVSIPPLHSSVALLKLAEMEYGGTTSYFIKLLLEKKYALPHRVLDATVAHFMRFLEDARIMPVIWHQSLLAFVQRYKNDLRKEDKDSLRNLLEKQKHKLVTPEIRRELNNSRNRGEKEDDLMLISSSVSVINKTIEEDRFDIPEVPMEED; translated from the exons ATGCCGAAGAAGAGGAACCGGCATCAGAACCCGCAGCCTTTTATTGCTGACGAAAATGCCTCAGTGGCCTCAAAGAAGCGATCGAAATTGCCCAAACAGCACCAGACGGATGAGGAGCTGATATCGTCGGGCATGAGCTCCAAGATCCTGAAAGAAGCCTTGGCACAACAGAGAGAAATCCAGGACGAGGCGGAACCTCGAGACGCTAACGGAAATAACAACTCCTTGGTTTTCACTGAAACATTCGCCGAGGCCGAAGAAGCAGAAGAGGATGAAATCGACAACTTTGGTGGATTCTCTGAAACTCGGACCCTATTTGACTCTTATGAT GAGGAGATTAATGAAGAGGATGAGAGAATACTGGAGGCATTCTTAAGAAAGGATGCAGGTCCCCAGCGTACGCTTGCTGACCTCattgttgaaaaaattaaacagaAAGATGCAAATGCTGCTTCAG AACTGCGACCTTTGCCCAAATTGGATAATTCCATCATAGATTTGTACAAGGG AGTTGGGAAGCTTCTTAGTAGTTATACAGCAGGAAAAATACCCAAAGCATTCAAGCACATCCCTTCTATGCAACTATGGGAGGATGTCCTATATTTGACAGAGCCTGAGAACTGGTCACCAAATGGCCTGTACCAAGCAACTAGAATATTTGCTTCCAACTTGGGTGCGAAGAAGGCAGAACGCTTCTACAGACTAGTCTTGCTCCCACGAGTGAGAGAAGATATCTTGAAGAATAAGCGGCTTCATTTTGCACTGTATCAAGCTTTGAAGAAGTCACTCTACAAACCTGCCGCATTCTTCAAAGGGATACTATTTCCTTTATGTGAG TCAAGGACATGTAATCTCAGGGAAGCTGTCATTATTGGGAGCATTCTACAGAAGGTCTCCATTCCTCCGCTTCATTCAAG TGTTGCCTTATTGAAGCTTGCAGAGATGGAATATGGTGGTACAACAAG CTATTTCATAAAGCTTCTTTTGGAGAAGAAATATGCTTTGCCTCATCGTGTCCTTGATGCTACTGTTGCTCATTTTATGAGATTCCTCGAAGATGCCAGGATAATGCCTGTAATATGGCACCAGTCACTGCTTGCATTTGTACAAAG GTATAAAAATGACCTGCGGAAGGAGGATAAAGATAGCCTCAGAAATCTACTTGAAAAGCAAAAGCACAAACTA GTTACTCCTGAAATCCGCCGGGAGCTAAATAATAGCCGCAACCGTGGTGAAAAGGAGGATGAtcttatgttaattt CCTCATCTGTTTCTGTGATCAATAAAACTATTGAAGAAGATAGGTTTGATATTCCAGAGGTGCCCATGGAGGAGGATTGA